A DNA window from Polyodon spathula isolate WHYD16114869_AA chromosome 36, ASM1765450v1, whole genome shotgun sequence contains the following coding sequences:
- the zgc:113279 gene encoding NF-kappa-B inhibitor zeta isoform X1 translates to MLVFNMNPEVRWEQNLEGSSSSDGGYGCKSSPLPGEPASPQNIPASPSSGLTEVNNLHSEQALAHGSPPATFNTDPYPDSNLGKTQPQKRYIGVRVRLPVKDMLRKIRIANGVDPTDLQETPAKGFKPHSGMHFNLRDGHLKKNVQVARCRSSQSSYLCTHVSVFGAGYKRRVYPNSERRNRQNKLSAKSLEVLDMLVEVLEEDLRTSKSNRHKASHGMIPDCVSQPPYPDPQRAPWKRDCTSQACNSLLEFCPGSGTPPSQSYYLPSDFSPASSPESLEYHASPSYEPVQSPVFTNDCTEETLPAQHCYRAEPLSVDYQVPSPSSPESVYHSPHSPMTFKSHSPYDLRQDMGVLSFFQFQLQREESLLSTISDQELFAVDKCGNTLLHRAVCQGKRAQVHALAQRMMNTHRIDDKDASERTALHLAALKNQHLMVADLISLGANINEQDKFGKTPLHLCAANGYVRVLEMLKNAASDGAHVDMEAVDHSGLTPLNCAVIAFNKTVRELEKAEVPSNINFLTLKKDQLLDGIEYLLEMGAHPSCPDPVSGRTAMHFAQEENNVDLIHLFQSRYPKTGDLLKEDYALCTMLDVMSNMGSLYSSGRRT, encoded by the exons ATGCTTGTTTTCAACATGAACCCCGAAGTTCGGTGGGAGCAGAACCTCGAGGGCAGCTCCAGCAGTGACGGGGGGTATGGATGCAAGAGTTCACCTTTACCTGGAGAACCGGCAAGTCCTCAAAACATCCCCGCGTCACCCTCCTCTGGTTTAACTGAGGTCAATAATCTGCACAGCGAGCAGGCGCTAGCACACGGGTCTCCGCCTGCGACATTTAACACGGATCCATACCCTG ACTCCAATCTTGGAAAAACACAACCTCAGAAAAGATATATAGGAGTCAGGGTTAGATTGCCTGTAAAAGATATGCTGAGAAAAATCCGAATTGCAAATGGTGTCGATCCTACTGACCTGCAG GAAACTCCAGCGAAAGGATTCAAACCGCATTCAGGTATGCACTTTAATCTGAGAGacggtcatttaaaaaaaaatgttcaagtaGCACGCTGCAGATCCTCCCAATCCTCTTATTTGTGCACTCATGTTTCTGTCTttggtgcaggatataaaagacGAGTTTATCCaaattcagaaaggagaaatAGGCAG AATAAGTTATCCGCAAAGAGCCTGGAAGTTTTGGATATGCTTGTTGAGGTCTTGGAAGAGGACTTAAGAACAAGCAAATCCAACAGACACAAAGCATCGCATGGCATGATCCCAGACTGCGTTTCTCAACCCCCCTACCCCGACCCGCAGAGAGCCCCGTGGAAGCGAGACTGTACCAGCCAGGCGTGTAACTCCCTTCTGGAGTTCTGCCCAGGGAGCGGCACACCGCCGTCACAAAGCTATTACCTTCCATCTGATTTCTCTCCAGCTAGCTCTCCAGAAAGCCTTGAGTACCACGCCTCTCCAAGTTACGAGCCGGTCCAGTCCCCTGTCTTTACAAACGACTGTACGGAGGAAACGTTGCCTGCCCAGCACTGTTACAGAGCTGAGCCTCTGAGCGTAGACTACCAGGTGCCGTCCCCGTCCTCTCCAGAATCCGTGTACCACAGCCCACATTCTCCAATGACATTTAAGAGTCATTCTCCTTATGACCTGCGGCAGGACATGGGAGTGCTTTCGTTTTTCCAGTTTCAACTGCAGAGGGAAGAGAGTCTCCTCTCCACGATTTCTGATCAGGAGCTGTTCGCGGTGGATAAATGTGGGAACAC ATTGCTTCACAGAGCTGTATGCCAGGGCAAGAGGGCACAAGTCCACGCACTTGCACAGAGGATGATGAATACACACAGAATAGATGACAAGGATGCTTCGGAAAGG ACGGCATTGCATCTTGCAGCGTTGAAAAACCAGCATCTAATGGTCGCCGATCTGATCTCCCTCGGTGCCAACATTAATGAACAGGACAAGTTTGGGAAGACCCCACTGCACCTATGTGCGGCAAACGGATATGTCAGAGTCTTGGAG ATGCTGAAAAATGCTGCAAGTGATGGAGCTCATGTTGACATGGAGGCGGTCGACCACAGTG GTCTAACTCCGCTGAATTGTGCAGTTATTGCGTTCAACAAGACGGTGAGAGAGCTGGAGAAAGCAGAGGTTCCCAGCAATATCAACTTCTTAACTCTCAAGAAAGACCAGCTTCTTGATGGGATAGAGTACCTGCTGGAAATGGGAGCCCATCCTTCCTGTCCT gatCCTGTATCAGGGCGTACAGCAATGCACTTTGCTCAAGAAGAAAACAATGTGGATCTGATTCACCTTTTTCAGAGCCGATATCCCAAGACCGGAGACCTGTTGAAAGAG GATTATGCATTGTGCACCATGTTGGATGTGATGAGCAATATGGGCAGTTTGTACTCTTCTGGAAG GAGAACCTGA
- the zgc:113279 gene encoding NF-kappa-B inhibitor zeta isoform X2, translating into MLVFNMNPEVRWEQNLEGSSSSDGGYGCKSSPLPGEPASPQNIPASPSSGLTEVNNLHSEQALAHGSPPATFNTDPYPDSNLGKTQPQKRYIGVRVRLPVKDMLRKIRIANGVDPTDLQETPAKGFKPHSGYKRRVYPNSERRNRQNKLSAKSLEVLDMLVEVLEEDLRTSKSNRHKASHGMIPDCVSQPPYPDPQRAPWKRDCTSQACNSLLEFCPGSGTPPSQSYYLPSDFSPASSPESLEYHASPSYEPVQSPVFTNDCTEETLPAQHCYRAEPLSVDYQVPSPSSPESVYHSPHSPMTFKSHSPYDLRQDMGVLSFFQFQLQREESLLSTISDQELFAVDKCGNTLLHRAVCQGKRAQVHALAQRMMNTHRIDDKDASERTALHLAALKNQHLMVADLISLGANINEQDKFGKTPLHLCAANGYVRVLEMLKNAASDGAHVDMEAVDHSGLTPLNCAVIAFNKTVRELEKAEVPSNINFLTLKKDQLLDGIEYLLEMGAHPSCPDPVSGRTAMHFAQEENNVDLIHLFQSRYPKTGDLLKEDYALCTMLDVMSNMGSLYSSGRRT; encoded by the exons ATGCTTGTTTTCAACATGAACCCCGAAGTTCGGTGGGAGCAGAACCTCGAGGGCAGCTCCAGCAGTGACGGGGGGTATGGATGCAAGAGTTCACCTTTACCTGGAGAACCGGCAAGTCCTCAAAACATCCCCGCGTCACCCTCCTCTGGTTTAACTGAGGTCAATAATCTGCACAGCGAGCAGGCGCTAGCACACGGGTCTCCGCCTGCGACATTTAACACGGATCCATACCCTG ACTCCAATCTTGGAAAAACACAACCTCAGAAAAGATATATAGGAGTCAGGGTTAGATTGCCTGTAAAAGATATGCTGAGAAAAATCCGAATTGCAAATGGTGTCGATCCTACTGACCTGCAG GAAACTCCAGCGAAAGGATTCAAACCGCATTCAG gatataaaagacGAGTTTATCCaaattcagaaaggagaaatAGGCAG AATAAGTTATCCGCAAAGAGCCTGGAAGTTTTGGATATGCTTGTTGAGGTCTTGGAAGAGGACTTAAGAACAAGCAAATCCAACAGACACAAAGCATCGCATGGCATGATCCCAGACTGCGTTTCTCAACCCCCCTACCCCGACCCGCAGAGAGCCCCGTGGAAGCGAGACTGTACCAGCCAGGCGTGTAACTCCCTTCTGGAGTTCTGCCCAGGGAGCGGCACACCGCCGTCACAAAGCTATTACCTTCCATCTGATTTCTCTCCAGCTAGCTCTCCAGAAAGCCTTGAGTACCACGCCTCTCCAAGTTACGAGCCGGTCCAGTCCCCTGTCTTTACAAACGACTGTACGGAGGAAACGTTGCCTGCCCAGCACTGTTACAGAGCTGAGCCTCTGAGCGTAGACTACCAGGTGCCGTCCCCGTCCTCTCCAGAATCCGTGTACCACAGCCCACATTCTCCAATGACATTTAAGAGTCATTCTCCTTATGACCTGCGGCAGGACATGGGAGTGCTTTCGTTTTTCCAGTTTCAACTGCAGAGGGAAGAGAGTCTCCTCTCCACGATTTCTGATCAGGAGCTGTTCGCGGTGGATAAATGTGGGAACAC ATTGCTTCACAGAGCTGTATGCCAGGGCAAGAGGGCACAAGTCCACGCACTTGCACAGAGGATGATGAATACACACAGAATAGATGACAAGGATGCTTCGGAAAGG ACGGCATTGCATCTTGCAGCGTTGAAAAACCAGCATCTAATGGTCGCCGATCTGATCTCCCTCGGTGCCAACATTAATGAACAGGACAAGTTTGGGAAGACCCCACTGCACCTATGTGCGGCAAACGGATATGTCAGAGTCTTGGAG ATGCTGAAAAATGCTGCAAGTGATGGAGCTCATGTTGACATGGAGGCGGTCGACCACAGTG GTCTAACTCCGCTGAATTGTGCAGTTATTGCGTTCAACAAGACGGTGAGAGAGCTGGAGAAAGCAGAGGTTCCCAGCAATATCAACTTCTTAACTCTCAAGAAAGACCAGCTTCTTGATGGGATAGAGTACCTGCTGGAAATGGGAGCCCATCCTTCCTGTCCT gatCCTGTATCAGGGCGTACAGCAATGCACTTTGCTCAAGAAGAAAACAATGTGGATCTGATTCACCTTTTTCAGAGCCGATATCCCAAGACCGGAGACCTGTTGAAAGAG GATTATGCATTGTGCACCATGTTGGATGTGATGAGCAATATGGGCAGTTTGTACTCTTCTGGAAG GAGAACCTGA